A single window of Sphingobacterium sp. ML3W DNA harbors:
- a CDS encoding FAD-binding and (Fe-S)-binding domain-containing protein: MKENTSLDQLAQSLNGELYYDDSTQHHTIRIAYSTDASVYQELPLAVAIPKNRADIKALLQFGTSNGVTIIPRTAGTSLAGQVVGNGIIMDISKYFNKILEVNVSEQWVRVEPGVIRDDLNHALKPFGLMFGPETSTASRAMIGGMIGNNSSGLHSIVWGDTRQNLLEANVILDDQSEVLFEALSADSYFKKLIQKNREGVIYRELNAMLTDEENIQAITAGYPKRSITRRNTGYALDMLLDQNKPFNMCQLLAGSEGTLGIVTEAKLQLMPLPPENLGLLCIHFDDMIACMRGNIVALSHAPEASELVDKYIMDFTVGHRTYQHNRFFIEGDPKALLIVEFRGSTPLEVEAKAMALKAALIEKGLGYAYPYITGEQTNLVWDVRKAGLGLIRNLPGDSQPVNLIEDCAVSPEDLPAYVADIQNLLIEEGVHASYYAHAGAGELHIEPFVNLKTEAGVKTFRSILEKTTDLVLKYNGSLSGEHGDGRLRGEFIEKVLGEKVFELIKQVKAIFDPKGIFNANKIVNTPPMDTFLRYDNNKNTTEIKTYFDFSKEESILRLAEKCSGSGDCRKTEITGGTMCPSFMATREEKDTTRARANMLRQFLTNSTKENRFDHEELKDVMDLCLSCKGCKTECPSSVDVAKMKAEFLQHYYDEHGVPFRTQVIANFTESQKLGAMVAPVYNFVTQNSFLASIIKRTIGFAPKRSLPKVCGTTLTQWVNKQIENPKAKRKVYLFADEFTEYNDAEIGIKAYKLLTALGYEVIIPKHIQSGRTYLSKGLVKEAKKIANKNINFLKDFISERTPLLGIEPSAIITFRDEYLALVDPELMQDAERVAKNALMFDEFLLKEIEAGRLHKEQFSSEKKKIKLHGHCYQKAFHLVETTTQVLSFPMNYEVEVIPSGCCGMAGSFGYEKEHYELSMKVAELVLLPAVRNTETSTLIAAAGTSCRHQIKDGVGRHSYHPVEILYDALIK, translated from the coding sequence GTGAAGGAAAATACCTCTTTAGATCAATTAGCGCAATCGTTGAATGGTGAATTATATTATGATGATTCAACGCAACATCATACTATTCGTATCGCTTATTCTACCGACGCGTCCGTATACCAGGAATTACCATTAGCTGTCGCAATTCCTAAAAACAGGGCAGACATTAAAGCTTTATTACAATTTGGCACCTCAAATGGAGTTACCATTATCCCGAGGACGGCTGGCACTTCCTTAGCTGGTCAGGTTGTTGGAAATGGAATAATCATGGATATCTCAAAGTATTTTAATAAGATTCTCGAGGTAAATGTAAGTGAGCAGTGGGTACGTGTAGAGCCTGGTGTTATTCGGGATGATTTAAACCATGCTCTCAAACCTTTTGGATTGATGTTTGGTCCCGAAACTTCAACCGCAAGTAGGGCAATGATTGGCGGTATGATTGGGAATAACTCATCGGGACTACATTCCATCGTTTGGGGCGATACCCGACAAAATTTACTGGAGGCAAATGTTATTTTAGATGATCAGTCTGAAGTTCTCTTTGAGGCTTTGAGCGCAGATTCGTACTTTAAGAAACTAATTCAAAAAAATCGAGAAGGTGTAATATATCGTGAGTTAAATGCCATGTTGACGGATGAGGAAAACATTCAAGCCATAACAGCTGGTTATCCAAAACGTTCCATAACAAGGAGAAATACGGGCTATGCTCTGGATATGTTATTGGATCAAAATAAGCCTTTCAATATGTGCCAGCTGCTTGCCGGTTCCGAAGGTACACTTGGTATTGTGACAGAAGCCAAACTCCAATTGATGCCTTTACCACCCGAAAACTTAGGTCTTTTATGCATCCACTTTGACGATATGATTGCGTGTATGAGAGGCAATATCGTCGCTTTATCTCATGCACCAGAAGCCTCAGAACTTGTCGATAAATATATCATGGATTTTACGGTAGGGCATCGTACCTATCAACATAATCGCTTTTTTATAGAAGGAGATCCCAAAGCTTTGCTAATTGTAGAATTTAGAGGAAGCACCCCACTGGAGGTAGAAGCCAAAGCTATGGCTTTAAAAGCAGCATTGATTGAAAAGGGACTAGGTTATGCCTACCCTTATATCACCGGCGAGCAGACAAACTTAGTATGGGATGTGAGAAAAGCTGGTTTAGGCTTGATTCGAAATCTTCCGGGAGATAGTCAGCCTGTTAATTTAATCGAAGATTGCGCGGTTTCTCCTGAAGATTTACCGGCATATGTAGCAGATATCCAAAACTTATTGATTGAAGAGGGAGTTCATGCTTCTTATTATGCACATGCCGGAGCAGGAGAGCTGCACATTGAGCCTTTTGTAAACTTAAAAACTGAGGCGGGGGTAAAAACTTTTCGATCGATATTAGAAAAAACAACAGATCTTGTCTTAAAATATAATGGGTCTTTAAGTGGCGAACACGGAGATGGTCGCCTTAGAGGAGAATTTATTGAAAAGGTTTTAGGTGAAAAAGTTTTCGAACTGATTAAACAAGTAAAAGCTATTTTTGATCCTAAAGGCATTTTTAATGCGAATAAGATTGTCAATACACCACCTATGGATACTTTTCTTCGGTATGATAACAATAAGAATACAACTGAAATTAAGACCTATTTTGATTTTTCTAAAGAGGAGAGTATACTTCGATTAGCAGAGAAATGTTCGGGTTCGGGGGACTGTCGGAAGACAGAAATCACTGGAGGTACGATGTGTCCGTCCTTTATGGCTACGCGAGAAGAAAAGGATACTACTCGTGCGCGAGCAAATATGCTGCGTCAATTTCTGACAAATTCAACAAAAGAAAATCGTTTTGACCATGAAGAGCTGAAGGATGTGATGGACTTGTGTCTTTCTTGTAAAGGATGTAAGACGGAATGTCCATCTAGTGTTGACGTAGCTAAAATGAAAGCAGAGTTTTTACAGCATTATTACGATGAGCACGGTGTGCCATTTCGAACGCAAGTAATCGCTAATTTTACAGAATCCCAGAAATTGGGAGCTATGGTTGCTCCAGTTTATAATTTTGTGACTCAAAATAGCTTTTTAGCCAGTATCATTAAAAGAACTATTGGTTTTGCACCTAAGAGATCTCTTCCAAAGGTTTGTGGCACGACATTGACGCAATGGGTAAATAAACAGATTGAAAATCCGAAGGCAAAAAGGAAAGTGTATTTATTTGCGGATGAATTTACAGAGTACAATGACGCAGAAATTGGCATTAAAGCTTATAAATTACTGACGGCACTTGGGTACGAAGTAATTATACCAAAGCATATACAAAGTGGACGTACATATCTTTCAAAGGGTTTGGTTAAAGAAGCTAAGAAAATTGCCAATAAAAATATTAATTTCTTGAAAGATTTCATTTCAGAAAGAACCCCTTTATTAGGTATAGAACCTTCTGCTATCATTACTTTTAGAGATGAGTACTTAGCTTTGGTTGACCCTGAATTAATGCAGGATGCAGAGCGAGTAGCTAAGAATGCATTGATGTTTGATGAGTTTTTGTTAAAAGAAATTGAAGCTGGACGTCTGCATAAAGAACAGTTCAGTTCTGAAAAGAAAAAAATTAAGTTACATGGACATTGCTATCAAAAAGCCTTTCATTTGGTAGAGACTACGACGCAGGTACTTTCATTTCCCATGAATTACGAAGTAGAAGTAATTCCTTCAGGTTGTTGTGGTATGGCGGGGTCATTTGGTTACGAAAAGGAACATTATGAGTTGTCGATGAAAGTTGCAGAATTGGTGCTGCTACCTGCCGTCCGAAATACAGAAACGTCAACATTAATAGCTGCTGCCGGAACTTCTTGTAGGCATCAGATTAAAGATGGGGTAGGGAGGCATTCCTATCATCCTGTAGAAATATTATATGATGCTTTGATTAAGTAA
- a CDS encoding Lrp/AsnC family transcriptional regulator — translation MTNIEYNLDHVDYKILRLMQDNARINNADIARELSMAPSAILERVKKLEQKNVILQYNAKINPAAIDQKLLSFIFIKANDIIGEQKVGILLAEIPEVQEVHDIAGDDGYLIKVRTADSTALVDLMRNTLAKIEGIISTRTTIVLQTVKEEHQLVIPE, via the coding sequence ATGACAAACATAGAATATAATTTAGATCATGTGGATTACAAAATCTTGCGTTTAATGCAAGATAATGCGCGTATTAACAATGCAGATATTGCTAGGGAACTCAGTATGGCCCCTTCTGCGATATTAGAGCGTGTTAAAAAATTGGAGCAGAAGAATGTAATCCTTCAATACAATGCTAAGATTAATCCGGCAGCGATTGATCAAAAATTATTGTCATTCATCTTCATTAAGGCCAATGATATTATTGGTGAACAAAAAGTTGGGATACTATTAGCTGAAATACCAGAAGTACAGGAAGTCCATGATATTGCTGGCGATGATGGCTACCTTATTAAAGTACGTACCGCTGATTCTACGGCCTTAGTAGATCTAATGCGAAACACATTAGCAAAAATTGAAGGAATAATTTCAACGCGAACCACAATTGTTTTACAAACAGTTAAAGAGGAGCATCAATTAGTGATACCAGAATAA
- a CDS encoding 5'-nucleotidase C-terminal domain-containing protein yields MMKLNTHQLQYVTFGFLAILLSTSCSKSLSPTQKDFRQYEINKNTVEDTDIVAIYNPYKLQMQAEMNRVIGFSEVPLTKEKAPETLMGNFFTQALLNASAQVNNKADIAFATKGGIRNEMKAGDITVESVFEVMPFENQLTVVELNGLQIQELATFIAATGGQPVTGLTLSIRDKKPIDIQVQGKNIENDKIYKVVTYDYLANGGDNLDLFTHALKRTDYPQKVRESLMDYISGFTKNGQKINMQLDGRVKIIK; encoded by the coding sequence ATGATGAAACTAAATACACATCAACTTCAATATGTAACCTTCGGGTTTTTAGCTATTCTTCTTAGCACATCCTGCAGCAAAAGCCTAAGTCCGACCCAAAAAGATTTTAGACAGTATGAGATTAATAAAAATACCGTTGAGGATACCGATATCGTCGCTATTTACAACCCTTATAAGCTGCAGATGCAGGCAGAAATGAATCGTGTCATCGGTTTTTCTGAGGTGCCACTGACAAAGGAAAAGGCTCCAGAAACTTTAATGGGTAACTTCTTTACTCAAGCTTTATTAAATGCAAGTGCGCAGGTTAACAATAAAGCTGACATCGCATTTGCAACAAAAGGAGGTATTCGTAATGAAATGAAAGCTGGAGATATTACTGTTGAAAGTGTATTCGAAGTGATGCCTTTTGAAAATCAATTAACCGTAGTGGAGCTCAATGGTCTACAGATTCAGGAACTTGCAACCTTCATTGCTGCAACTGGTGGGCAACCCGTGACAGGTCTTACATTATCCATTCGGGATAAAAAACCAATCGACATTCAGGTTCAGGGTAAGAATATCGAAAACGATAAAATTTATAAGGTTGTGACATATGATTACTTGGCCAATGGAGGCGATAATCTGGACTTATTTACACATGCACTAAAACGAACGGATTACCCGCAAAAAGTACGCGAAAGTTTAATGGACTACATCTCGGGCTTTACTAAAAATGGTCAAAAAATTAATATGCAATTAGATGGAAGAGTTAAAATCATTAAATAG
- a CDS encoding FUSC family protein, with the protein MRKTLLRYSLHSDFIIYLIRILIGFSIGYFLYISFPQYSVTWTLISIVLVISPDDKEATQIAIDRTKSNFIGSATGILFYFTNLPEMWSMLFGVITSVAICRLFNVLSVARTAMVAMIIVVIHEQQLKSFVAALERFACVTIGCIIGLLVTLMTSYFIKALRNKYAIEFLEE; encoded by the coding sequence ATGCGAAAAACGCTACTTCGATATAGTCTTCATTCTGATTTCATCATTTATTTAATTCGAATTTTAATTGGTTTTTCTATCGGTTACTTTCTTTATATCAGCTTTCCTCAATACTCCGTGACATGGACACTCATTTCTATTGTGCTTGTAATATCTCCTGATGATAAAGAGGCTACCCAAATAGCTATTGACAGAACGAAGTCCAATTTTATTGGTTCTGCAACTGGTATTCTCTTTTATTTCACTAACCTGCCAGAAATGTGGTCTATGCTGTTTGGCGTGATTACTTCGGTTGCCATCTGTCGATTATTCAATGTATTGAGTGTGGCACGTACAGCTATGGTTGCTATGATTATCGTCGTTATTCATGAACAGCAATTAAAATCATTCGTGGCTGCCCTGGAACGTTTTGCATGCGTCACAATTGGTTGTATAATTGGTTTACTTGTGACCCTTATGACGAGCTATTTTATTAAGGCATTACGAAACAAATACGCAATTGAATTTTTAGAAGAATAA
- a CDS encoding EamA family transporter gives MLNNKVQQASSLMIILAYAIVYIVWGSTFFFIEKALHSFPPFILGSFRFATASVLLMGYCALKGYKLFNKRAIRDSIVVGFLLLFIDMGGLIWAEQYISGGVAAIISAAAAIWFVILDKPKWKENFSSKSTIAGLILGFCGVVLLFAEQIMASRSSANKEITVIALVIMVLGSIAWTAGSLYSKYQKKAHQEEENLHVSVRTAWQMITAGILFTLVASFNGEFANFKFEQVTPIDWFNISYLIVFGSILAFSSYIWLLQVRPATEVSTYAYVNPIVALVLSYFFSSHAVTSTQVIGLIIILFSVLLMNWKLYKNNKMVAKITKTTIADRRKSIKLRNQRDAIARRDSKKPEIAN, from the coding sequence ATGTTAAATAATAAAGTACAACAGGCAAGCTCCCTCATGATCATACTCGCATATGCAATCGTATACATTGTATGGGGGTCAACTTTTTTCTTTATTGAAAAAGCTCTTCACAGTTTCCCTCCCTTCATATTGGGGTCATTTCGATTTGCTACTGCAAGTGTTTTATTGATGGGCTATTGTGCATTGAAAGGCTACAAATTATTCAATAAAAGAGCGATCCGCGATTCTATTGTCGTAGGTTTTTTACTTTTATTCATTGACATGGGAGGTCTAATCTGGGCCGAGCAATATATCTCTGGGGGTGTCGCAGCTATTATTTCTGCTGCTGCTGCAATTTGGTTTGTAATTCTAGATAAGCCCAAATGGAAAGAGAATTTCAGTAGCAAATCCACCATCGCGGGATTGATTTTAGGTTTCTGCGGCGTTGTTCTCCTTTTTGCAGAACAAATCATGGCAAGCAGATCATCTGCCAATAAAGAAATTACTGTTATTGCGCTCGTCATTATGGTTTTGGGATCTATCGCATGGACTGCAGGCTCCCTCTATTCAAAATATCAAAAGAAGGCGCATCAGGAAGAAGAAAACTTACATGTTTCCGTTAGAACGGCATGGCAAATGATTACCGCAGGTATACTATTTACCTTAGTTGCTAGTTTCAATGGTGAATTTGCTAATTTCAAATTTGAGCAAGTTACACCTATCGACTGGTTCAATATATCCTATTTAATAGTGTTTGGATCGATATTAGCATTTAGTTCTTATATCTGGCTATTGCAAGTAAGACCCGCAACTGAAGTCAGCACCTATGCGTATGTAAATCCAATCGTCGCATTGGTATTGAGTTACTTTTTTAGTAGCCATGCTGTTACATCCACACAGGTCATAGGGTTAATCATCATATTATTTTCAGTACTACTGATGAACTGGAAGCTCTATAAAAACAATAAAATGGTCGCAAAAATAACGAAAACAACAATAGCTGACCGTAGAAAATCAATAAAACTGAGAAACCAAAGAGATGCAATTGCTAGAAGAGACTCTAAAAAACCAGAGATTGCAAACTAA
- a CDS encoding DUF5686 and carboxypeptidase-like regulatory domain-containing protein has protein sequence MEHQHTTNNNIKTLFLLLTIGVLSITTALGQLKTVAGIVKDSKTKQPIAFATVAVVGAPSAPGNATSTQESGRFSLKFPSNYTKIRVSSIGYDYKDVFVTNDELQQIEILMESQDNTLDEVVVRGKKRKYTNKDNPAVALIRKVIENKSKNRLTGQQYAEYNQYEKISLGLSNLSEKFVNKKIFKNYQFLFELDDSAKTANKYMLPAFMEEKLSKVYYRKDPKKTKQYILGEQRAQFDPKFIDNDGLSAYFNKLYETVDIYDNNITLVTNQFLSPIANSSPTFYKFFITDTIKTQQPWLVELSFFPRNKADMLFKGQLYITLDGNYAVQAANMTVADDINLNFVRDMNIELQFEQDNSKRFYLSQSTLGIDFSLTDKGMGIRGNRTVNYKNYETGLAQPDSIYEGPETVIAYNLTDGKGTKNLFDTKRQIPLTKNELNIYHNIDTLQQIPSFKSFMDIAALLFSGYKQAGPVEIGPVNTFYSFNPVEGFRLRLGGRTTESLSKRFYAESYAAYGFKDEKWKYFLSGTYAFNNKSVYSFPQHYIRGSFQRDTKIPGQQLEFVQEDNFLLSFKRGENESYIYNDVYRVDYRKEFENHLSIGLGFNATKQSPAGTLIYQITDKNGNAQVFNEINSTELSVNIRYAPNEQFYQGKLYRTPIFNQYPIFNFNYTAGLKDVFNGDYSYHNFNIGAFKRFYLSQLGYADIDVAGTYIAGKGIPFPFLTIHRANQTYAYQLNSYNLMNFLEFVSDHHASANIQYYMNGFLLNKIPVIKMLKLREVFSFKAVYGGLRDENNPENSNQVFDFQKNKDGQQSSYTFGSKPYMEASVGLSNIFKILRVDYVRRLNYLDNPGAPKSGIRARIKFDF, from the coding sequence ATGGAACACCAACATACTACCAATAATAATATAAAAACACTATTCCTACTTTTGACAATCGGAGTCTTGAGCATAACAACTGCATTAGGGCAATTGAAAACTGTGGCTGGTATAGTTAAGGATAGTAAAACAAAACAGCCCATTGCGTTTGCCACTGTTGCTGTTGTAGGAGCTCCTTCTGCTCCTGGCAACGCTACATCGACTCAAGAATCTGGCCGATTTAGTTTAAAATTCCCAAGTAACTATACGAAAATTCGGGTTTCGAGCATTGGTTATGACTACAAAGATGTATTTGTTACCAACGACGAATTGCAACAAATCGAAATATTGATGGAATCGCAAGACAACACGCTCGATGAGGTTGTGGTTAGGGGTAAAAAGAGAAAATATACAAATAAGGATAATCCTGCTGTTGCCCTTATAAGAAAGGTCATAGAGAATAAAAGTAAAAATAGATTGACGGGCCAACAGTATGCAGAATACAATCAATATGAGAAGATCTCTTTAGGATTGAGTAACCTTTCTGAGAAATTCGTCAATAAAAAGATATTCAAAAACTATCAATTTCTTTTCGAATTGGATGACTCAGCCAAAACAGCAAATAAATATATGCTTCCTGCGTTCATGGAAGAAAAGCTTTCAAAAGTTTATTATCGAAAAGACCCAAAAAAGACAAAACAATATATATTGGGAGAGCAACGTGCTCAATTTGATCCTAAATTTATTGACAATGACGGTCTAAGTGCATATTTCAATAAATTATATGAGACTGTGGATATTTACGATAACAATATCACTTTGGTTACAAATCAATTTTTGAGTCCAATTGCAAACTCTTCACCCACGTTTTATAAATTCTTCATCACAGATACGATAAAAACACAACAACCATGGTTGGTAGAGCTTAGTTTTTTTCCGCGCAATAAAGCTGACATGCTTTTCAAAGGGCAACTGTATATTACTTTAGATGGCAACTATGCAGTTCAAGCGGCTAATATGACTGTTGCTGACGATATCAATCTGAATTTTGTTAGGGATATGAATATAGAGTTGCAATTCGAGCAAGATAATAGTAAAAGATTTTATTTGAGTCAAAGTACGCTTGGCATTGATTTTTCTTTAACAGACAAAGGAATGGGTATTCGTGGAAATCGGACTGTCAATTACAAAAACTATGAGACAGGATTAGCCCAACCCGATAGTATCTATGAGGGGCCAGAAACCGTTATTGCATACAATTTAACTGATGGAAAGGGAACTAAAAATCTATTTGATACAAAACGTCAAATTCCACTGACTAAAAACGAACTGAACATCTATCATAATATTGATACTCTTCAGCAGATTCCCTCTTTCAAAAGTTTTATGGATATTGCTGCTTTATTGTTTTCAGGATATAAGCAGGCAGGTCCCGTAGAGATCGGACCAGTTAATACGTTTTATAGTTTCAACCCTGTCGAAGGGTTCAGGTTACGTCTTGGAGGGCGAACAACGGAGTCGTTAAGTAAAAGATTCTATGCTGAATCGTATGCTGCATATGGTTTTAAAGATGAGAAATGGAAATATTTTTTAAGTGGAACTTATGCCTTTAATAATAAATCTGTTTATTCATTTCCACAGCATTATATCAGGGGATCATTTCAGCGTGACACAAAAATCCCTGGCCAACAACTGGAATTCGTACAAGAAGATAATTTCTTATTATCATTTAAAAGAGGAGAGAATGAGAGTTACATTTATAATGATGTGTATCGCGTCGATTACCGTAAGGAATTTGAGAACCACCTCAGTATCGGTCTAGGTTTTAATGCAACTAAGCAATCACCTGCGGGTACTTTAATTTATCAGATCACAGATAAAAATGGCAATGCGCAGGTTTTTAATGAAATTAATTCAACTGAATTATCTGTCAATATACGTTATGCACCAAATGAACAGTTTTATCAAGGAAAATTATATCGCACACCAATTTTCAACCAGTACCCTATCTTCAATTTCAACTATACTGCTGGTCTTAAAGATGTATTTAATGGGGATTATAGTTACCATAATTTCAACATCGGTGCATTTAAAAGATTTTACCTTAGCCAACTAGGTTATGCGGATATTGATGTAGCAGGGACTTATATTGCAGGGAAAGGGATACCTTTTCCATTCTTGACTATTCATAGAGCCAATCAGACTTATGCTTATCAACTAAATTCTTACAACTTGATGAACTTTTTAGAATTTGTCAGCGATCACCATGCATCAGCAAATATCCAATACTATATGAATGGGTTTTTATTAAATAAAATTCCTGTTATTAAAATGCTTAAACTTCGTGAGGTTTTTAGTTTCAAGGCAGTATATGGAGGATTAAGAGATGAGAACAATCCTGAAAATTCAAATCAAGTATTTGATTTTCAAAAAAACAAAGATGGCCAGCAATCATCGTATACTTTCGGGTCTAAACCTTATATGGAAGCCAGTGTCGGTCTATCGAATATTTTCAAAATTTTACGTGTAGATTATGTCCGAAGACTGAACTATTTGGATAATCCCGGTGCTCCTAAATCTGGAATCAGAGCACGAATTAAATTTGATTTCTAA